One stretch of Candidatus Zixiibacteriota bacterium DNA includes these proteins:
- a CDS encoding DUF1328 domain-containing protein has product MFAWSVVIFLLMVVSAFIGFTDVSTPLAGFAKVMFFIFFMMFFVMLVIGITRSSPKAKKED; this is encoded by the coding sequence TTGTTCGCGTGGTCAGTGGTAATTTTTCTGCTTATGGTGGTTTCAGCCTTTATCGGTTTTACCGATGTCTCGACCCCGTTGGCCGGATTTGCCAAGGTGATGTTTTTCATCTTTTTTATGATGTTTTTTGTCATGCTGGTGATAGGGATCACCCGCAGTTCGCCCAAAGCTAAAAAAGAAGATTAA
- a CDS encoding proline--tRNA ligase, translated as MRWSQLFIPTLREDPAEAELISHKLLVRAGYIRKVAAGVYNYLPLMQMVLDNISRIVREEMNRQGAVEILMPVLVPSELWKESGRWESFGKELMTMKDRHEHDLILGGTHEEVVTDIVRKDVRSYRQLPIILYQIQNKFRDEIRPRFGLMRGREFIMKDAYSFDRDEEGHKVSYQKMCDAYFEIFTRCGLETVMVQSDTGAMGGRMAHEFMVIVDTEGGEDTLLLCENCDYASNLEKATSIAEEFNYDDDEKEHEEVDTPNAGTVEEVTGFLGVKPQQLVKTLLYKADQQVVAALIRGDRDLNEVKLKNYLKCIELEIADAPTVERVTGAPVGFAGPVGLEGVKIVADPEVMKMKNFVVGANQADKHMVNVNVRRDFHVDSVVDIRNAVAGEICPSCSKGRLAAKRGIEVGNTFNLGVKYSDSMNCKFLDENGKEKVMIMGSYGIGVTRTAQAAVERFNDDNGIIWPRAIAPFDVLIVPLNFDDKAQREAALELYDKCRKTNIRALLDDRKERAGVKLNDADLIGIPLRMTIGAKSLKEGKIEFKARGDSEVKLVDQTQAVWTAEDILSEL; from the coding sequence ATGAGATGGAGTCAGTTATTCATACCTACGTTGCGAGAGGATCCGGCCGAGGCCGAGCTGATTTCGCATAAATTACTGGTGCGCGCCGGTTATATTCGCAAAGTGGCCGCCGGTGTGTACAATTATCTGCCTTTGATGCAGATGGTGCTCGATAATATATCACGTATAGTGCGCGAAGAGATGAACCGCCAGGGAGCGGTCGAAATCCTGATGCCGGTTTTGGTGCCGTCTGAACTGTGGAAAGAGTCGGGTCGCTGGGAATCCTTCGGCAAGGAGCTGATGACCATGAAGGACCGCCACGAGCATGACCTGATCCTGGGTGGAACGCATGAAGAAGTGGTCACCGACATTGTGCGCAAAGATGTTCGTTCCTATCGCCAGTTGCCGATCATTTTGTACCAGATTCAGAATAAATTCCGCGATGAAATCCGGCCCAGATTTGGCCTGATGAGAGGTCGGGAGTTCATTATGAAAGATGCCTACTCATTCGACCGTGATGAAGAAGGTCATAAAGTCAGCTACCAGAAAATGTGTGACGCCTATTTCGAGATATTCACGCGCTGTGGCCTGGAAACAGTTATGGTGCAGTCGGATACCGGTGCAATGGGCGGGCGGATGGCTCATGAGTTCATGGTTATTGTCGATACCGAGGGAGGCGAGGATACACTGCTTTTGTGTGAGAACTGTGATTACGCTTCCAACCTCGAGAAAGCGACTTCCATTGCTGAGGAATTCAACTACGATGATGACGAGAAGGAACATGAGGAAGTCGACACTCCCAATGCAGGTACGGTTGAGGAAGTTACCGGATTTCTGGGTGTAAAGCCCCAGCAATTGGTCAAGACCCTGTTATATAAGGCCGATCAGCAGGTCGTGGCCGCCCTCATCCGCGGTGACCGTGATCTCAATGAAGTCAAGTTGAAAAACTACCTGAAATGTATCGAACTAGAAATCGCTGACGCTCCCACAGTAGAGCGGGTGACCGGTGCCCCGGTTGGATTTGCCGGGCCGGTTGGTTTGGAAGGTGTAAAGATCGTGGCTGACCCGGAAGTGATGAAAATGAAGAATTTTGTAGTCGGCGCCAACCAGGCTGATAAGCATATGGTGAACGTCAATGTACGCCGTGATTTCCATGTCGATTCCGTGGTCGATATCAGGAATGCCGTGGCCGGTGAGATCTGCCCCTCATGCAGCAAAGGGCGTCTGGCGGCCAAGCGGGGGATCGAGGTCGGCAATACCTTCAACCTCGGGGTCAAGTATTCTGATTCGATGAACTGTAAGTTCCTCGATGAAAACGGCAAGGAAAAGGTGATGATCATGGGATCCTATGGTATCGGCGTTACCCGTACGGCCCAGGCCGCGGTGGAGCGTTTCAACGATGATAACGGGATCATCTGGCCCCGGGCAATTGCGCCTTTCGATGTTCTTATTGTGCCTCTCAATTTTGATGATAAGGCCCAGCGTGAGGCGGCCCTCGAACTCTACGACAAGTGCCGGAAAACAAATATTCGCGCGCTTCTGGACGACCGCAAGGAACGCGCCGGGGTAAAGCTCAATGATGCCGATTTGATCGGTATTCCGCTTCGCATGACTATCGGGGCCAAGTCTCTCAAGGAGGGCAAAATCGAGTTCAAGGCCCGCGGTGACAGCGAAGTTAAACTGGTCGACCAGACCCAGGCTGTCTGGACGGCGGAGGATATCTTGAGCGAGCTTTGA
- a CDS encoding ribosome maturation factor RimP, which translates to MLISEEKLQEMIRGEVQDANLVFVEMQLVRHKGSTILRVFADKPGGITVDDCARLSRRLELVLDNEEVFDKRYLLEVSSPGLDRPLTTEQDFSLKVGETIRLNYTDDVGDRQQLVGKIITAGDNLVKLETDSGQVEKSLDNIVQGKIIL; encoded by the coding sequence ATGTTGATTAGTGAAGAGAAATTACAGGAAATGATCCGCGGGGAAGTTCAGGATGCTAACCTGGTCTTTGTCGAGATGCAGTTGGTGCGTCACAAGGGCAGTACGATTTTACGGGTCTTCGCTGACAAGCCGGGCGGGATCACAGTCGATGACTGCGCGCGACTGTCGCGCAGGCTGGAGCTTGTGCTGGATAATGAGGAAGTCTTCGACAAGCGTTACCTGCTCGAAGTTTCCTCGCCGGGACTGGATCGTCCCCTGACTACAGAGCAGGATTTCAGCCTTAAAGTCGGCGAAACTATCCGGCTCAATTATACCGATGATGTTGGCGACAGACAGCAACTGGTCGGGAAGATCATAACTGCGGGTGATAATCTTGTTAAGCTTGAAACCGATAGCGGCCAGGTGGAAAAGAGCCTGGATAATATAGTTCAGGGAAAAATCATTCTCTAA